CATCGCCGAGCTGCACCCCAAAAACCACATGACGTTCGTCGCCGCCTTGTTCGAAGACCAGCCTATCATCGTCGACATGACCGAGCAGGTCCCCGTGAAGCACCAGATCCCCTCAGCGCCCCGCCGCTCCCAGGTCGAGCGCGACAATGCAACAGAGAAGCAAGCTGCGCAAGACGCCAAACAGACCACCACGATGACCCTCTTCACACCCTCTGGAAAGCACGTCATTGCAGGGACAAACAAAGGGTGGATAAACATCATCGACACAGAGACACACGAGGTCAAGTACTCGTATAGAGTCACCAATAACATCATCGTATACATTCGCCTTACACCGTCCGGGCGAGACATCGTAGTCAATGCAAGCGACAGGATAGTACGGACGCTGCATCTCCCAGACTTTAGCGACCCCAAACTCGACTTCGATACGCTCCAGCTCGAAGTCGAGCACAGATTCCAAGATCTGGTGCAGAGACTGTCCTGGAACCATGTCTCCTTTAGCCCATCTGGCGAGTACGTCACGGCGTCAACTTGGATGAACCATCACATATACGTCTGGGAACGCGGGCAAGGCAGTCTGGTCAAGATCCTGGAAGGCACAAAGGAAGAACTATCAGTAGTAGAATGGCATCCTGTACGACCGTTCGTCGCAGCAGTCGGTGTCGACTCCGGTCGTGTCTGGCTCTGGTCCATCCTGCAGCCCCAGCGCTGGTCGGCCCTTGCGCCCGATTTCGTCGAAGTCGAAGAGAACGTCGAATACATCGAACGAGAAGACGAATTCGACATTCAACCGCTTGAAGAGTTACACAAGAGGCGACTTGACCAGGAAGATGAAGAAGTCGACGTGCTTACAGTCGACGTCAAAGAACCAGCTGCCGAGTTCGGGACTATGAATGGCGAGTCGGAATTCATGATGCCTGTAATCCTGGATATCGAGAACAGTGATAGTGAGGACGAGGTGGTCGCAATTGGCGCTGGTCAGTTCAGACGCCGCAGCCCTGGTGCTGGACGAGAGTGGATGAATGACGATGAGGTGGCCGTCAGTGGAGACGAACGCAGAGCTAACGGCACAGCAGTGCAGAACGGCACGAAGAGACGACGAGGTTGAACGGCAGAAGTTGAGATACTCATCGCCAAGACAGCCAATATGTTGCAGCTTACATACGGGGAAGACCACATGAAGCGCTGCCTTGCAAGGATATGGAAGGCCTACGAAGATACCCAGCCAGCGAAGATGAGTTTGACAAATCCGTCTTCATACAAGCGAACAGATACCCCAAGATCGATCAGTAAAGTCCACTTCATACATGCCTGCATCATCATCTATGACCCAACACAATTTTCAAACCTCGTGCCCCACATGTCAGCAAAAAACGCAGATACCCTGCTTCACACTCTCCCAATCATGGACAATGCAAGCGCAAAAAACAATGGCTTTCTCCGCTCCCAGAATCGAACTAGGGACCTTTCGATAACAATGAAGCTATTACAGTCGAACGTGATAAACCAACTACACCAAGCGGAGGAATGCAACTCGAAGGTTGCGCTTGTTAATTGATGGTCATGTGATGAAACAAGTAAAATCTATAGCCGAAATGTTTTGGAAATTCGACAGCCTAGAAATGGACATAGGTATGCTTTTCGATGCAAGGCAGATCCAAGGTCTATACGAGATTGGTAGTATGGTGGGGTTAGTGCTGACGGGATTTATGCATGTGGAGGCATT
This genomic interval from Ascochyta rabiei chromosome 5, complete sequence contains the following:
- a CDS encoding chromatin binding protein, with amino-acid sequence MNLSLVDPFVLAQDCPDVITGRLRSGHSTSIRFSHRGDLLASGRHDGIVVIFDIETNGVARKLRGHTRQVQSLSWSTNDRYLLSAGQDWKCVLWDLQDGSRVCTVRFEAAIFIAELHPKNHMTFVAALFEDQPIIVDMTEQVPVKHQIPSAPRRSQVERDNATEKQAAQDAKQTTTMTLFTPSGKHVIAGTNKGWINIIDTETHEVKYSYRVTNNIIVYIRLTPSGRDIVVNASDRIVRTLHLPDFSDPKLDFDTLQLEVEHRFQDLVQRLSWNHVSFSPSGEYVTASTWMNHHIYVWERGQGSLVKILEGTKEELSVVEWHPVRPFVAAVGVDSGRVWLWSILQPQRWSALAPDFVEVEENVEYIEREDEFDIQPLEELHKRRLDQEDEEVDVLTVDVKEPAAEFGTMNGESEFMMPVILDIENSDSEDEVVAIGAGQFRRRSPGAGREWMNDDEVAVSGDERRANGTAVQNGTKRRRG